In the genome of Dermacentor silvarum isolate Dsil-2018 chromosome 1, BIME_Dsil_1.4, whole genome shotgun sequence, one region contains:
- the LOC119448211 gene encoding LOW QUALITY PROTEIN: uncharacterized protein LOC119448211 (The sequence of the model RefSeq protein was modified relative to this genomic sequence to represent the inferred CDS: inserted 1 base in 1 codon) — protein MQDATDVGLNLITDPVFPTRIGTSVTRDTTPDLTFVKSEGRTREAEWRNTGQELGSDHYIVEIFVPLEGQGNTGIRKHRITDWDAFRTALPAVQLDIMDIEQWAANVVETTERATKELETDERIDKMDSRLAHLIEAKQSIKARWQKQRTNRSLRKKIAELNRQIEAHCKVLCTQQWNEACNEADGQLHKGKTWNMLRHLLDETKTKGYQYNNLARILHKAICEHGEDEIKRNLDAKYLPTTPTERHPDYQGNENETLDRDIETWEVRAALQNLNGRSAAGPNRVTNRALKNLNEAAXETLTKFYKCWQDGRLRKQWKAAKTILIPKPGRPPNIENLRPISLTSCVGKVLEHVLMNRRQRYLEESELYPNSIIGFRNKLGAQDAMILLKNEIIDDVTATKDNRAILGLDLQSAFDKVRHSAILAQVSRLNMGRKTYEYIKDYLTERTTEICAGDLQREEKKLGSVGTPQGSVISPLLFNLVMIEVGNRLERVTGVRHTIYADDVTLWVPGGSDGHIETTLQEAVNAIEEQLDGSGLVCSPAKSELLVIPPKGAGRKRKNMEFKYEHPKITIKTAEGQVIPEVEKIRVLGLLIERNRVNGETVNKLAGKAAVAMKLIKRVSNRRAGMKEESLRLVQSFGVGHITYVAAFHNWRPSERNKINATIRKAYKAALGLLGSTSTEKFMALGVHNTLDEIAEAQRTAQLERLSETRTGRQILRDLGLEPREGKQQNNVPIPDSINRKLRVYPIPKNVNPEHNKERRLARARALVDLHAREEGAVYVDAVEYRGSSDAYAAVVVGASTGATKTAASVRTREAQQAEEVFIALAVSDPGCTTVLCDSRTAVKNYAKGMVCSEAARILCKVEDIGRKSAAVIKWFPAHMGSDVSERGNANHNETANAAARGLTNRAAANTADSECWSRYSAKEKMTTFNEIVKWYRLNRQTMAPPHPALTRKEAVLYRQLQTGSLLTPVHVCPSVYTSDVCRVCAKERATAAHILWDCGVNPGEVSEKTTISPQLEAATRIYDQETQLKAVQQVSAAL, from the exons ATGCAAGATGCCACCGACGTGGGACTGAACCTAATCACGGATCCGGTCTTTCCCACCAGGATCGGTACATCGgttacgagagacaccactccggacctTACCTTCGTCAAAAGCGAAGGAAGAACGAGAGAAGCGGAATGGAGAAACACGGGACAAgagctgggcagcgatcactacatcgtgGAGATCTTCGTACCACTCGAAGGCCAAGGCAACACCGGCATAAGGAAGCATCGCATTACGGATTGGGACGCCTTTCGAACGGCACTACCCGCGGTGCAACTGGACATTATGGACATCGAACAATGGGCGGCTAACGTCGTTGAGACGACGGAAAGAGCCACCAAAGAGCTGGAAACGGACGAACGGATAGACAAGATGGACAGTCGGCTCGCCCACCTGATAGAAGCCAAGCAGTCCATAAAGGCGAGGTGGCAGAAGCAACGAACGAACCGAAGTCTAAGAAAGAAGATCGCCGAGCTCAACAGGCAGATCGAGGCTCACTGCAAGGTGCTATGCACCCAACAATGGAACGAAGCCTGCAATGAAGCCGATGGACAGTTACACAAGGGCAAGACGTGGAACATGCTGCGGCACCTCCTCGACGAAACAAAGACCAAGGGCTACCAATACAACAACCTGGCCAGGATCCTACACAAGGCAATCTGCGAACACGGAGAGGACGAGATCAAGCGGAACTTGGACGCCAAGTACCTACCGACCACCCCCACGGAAAGACACCCGGATTACCAAGGCAACGAGAACGAGACGCTAGATCGAGACATCGAGACATGGGAAGTCAGAGCTGCTCTGCAGAATCTCAATGGCAGGTCCGCCGCGGGTCCCAACCGAGTGACCAACAGAGCGCTCAAGAACCTCAACGAAGCGG TCGAAACGCTCACGAAATTCTACAAGTGCTGGCAAGATGGAAGGCTACGCaagcaatggaaagcagccaagacGATCCTCATCCCCAAGCCTGGCAGACCACCAAACATAgagaacctcaggccgatctcactcacttcgtgcgtgggaaaggtcctCGAGCATGTTCTCATGAACAGGCGGCAGCGTTACCTGGAAGAATCGGAGCTCTACCCGAATTCCATCATAGGGTTTCGGAACAAGCTCGGGGCGCAAGACGCCATGATCTTACTGAAGAACGAGATCATCGACGATGTGACGGCCACCAAGGACAACAGAGCCATACTTGGGCTGGACCTGCAGAGCGCCTTCGATAAAGTGAGGCACTCGGCTATCCTGGCCCAAGTATCCAGGCTAAACATGGGCAGAAAGACATACGAGTACATCAAAGACTACCTGACGGAACGGACCACCGAAATCTGCGCGGGAGACCTGCAGCGCGAAGAGAAGAAGCTGGGCAGCGTCggaaccccgcagggctcggtgatctccccgttacTTTTCAACCTCGTGATGATCGAGGTGGGCAACCGGCTAGAAAGAGTAACGGGAGTccggcacaccatctacgccgacgacgttacgCTATGGGTACCGGGAGGAAGCGACGGACACATCGAGACAACGCTGCAAGAAGCGGTCAATGCCATCGAGGAGCAGCTGGACGGGTCTGGACTCGTCTGCTCTCCGGCCAAGTCAGAGCTGCTGGTGATTCCACCGAAAGGAgcgggcaggaaaagaaagaatatGGAATTCAAGTACGAGCATCCCAAGATCACGATCAAGACGGCGGAAGGACAAGTAATACCGGAAGTCGAGAAGATTCGAGTGCTCGGGCTGCTCATCGAGCGAAATCGAGTCAACGGTGAAACGGTGAACAAGCTCGCGGGCAAAGCGGCCGTGGCAATGAAACTCATCAAGAGGGTGTCCAACAGAAGAGCGGGGATGAAGGAGGAGAGCCTGAGGCTCGTTCAATCCTTTGGAGTTGGCCACATAacgtacgtcgccgccttccacaactggaggCCGAGTGAACGTAACAAGATAAACGCcaccatacgcaaggcgtataaggcgGCACTCGGTCTCCTCGGGAGCACGAGCACCGAAAAATTCATGgcgctgggagtccacaacacgctggacgaaatagccgaggcacaaAGAACGGCGCAACTCGAACGTCTCTCTGAAACGAGAACCGGAAGACAGATACTGCGGGACCTTGGCCTCGAGCCGAGGGAAGGCAAGCAGCAGAACAACGTACCTATACCGGATAGCATCAATAGAAAGCTCAGGGTCTACCCGATCCCGAAGAACGTCAACCCCGAGCACAACAAGGAGCGGAGGTTGGCGAGGGCCAGGGCTCTCGTGGACCTCCACGCCAGAGAAGAAGGCGCCGTCTACGTGGACGCGGTGGAGTATCGAGGCAGCAGTGACGCATACGCGGCTGTGGTCGTCGGAGCATCGACGGGTGCAACGAAGACCGCAGCGAGCGTCCGGACTCGAGAAGCGCAGCAAGCGGAGGAGGTGTTTATCGCCTTGGCCGTCTCCGACCCCGGATGCACTACAGTGCTGTGTGACTCTAGAACGGCAGTGAAGAACTATGCCAAGGGTATGGTATGTAGTGAGGCCGCGCGCATACTGTGCAAGGTCGAAGACATCGGGCGCAAAAGTGCTGCTGTGATCaagtggtttccggcccacatgggcagtgACGTGTCGGAACGCGGGAACGCGAACCACAACGAGACGGCCAACGCGGCCGCGCGAGGACTAACCAACCGCGCGGCTGCAAACACGGCCGACTCGGAGTGTTGGTCGCGGTACAGTGCCAAGGAGAAGATgaccaccttcaacgaaatagtgAAATGGTACAGACTGAACAGACAGACTATGGCCCCACCTCACCCGGCGCTTACCCGGAAggaggcagtgttatacagaCAATTACAGACAGGGTCCCTGCTCACCCCGGTGCACGTGTGTCCGAGTGTGTACACGAGTGACGTGTGTAGAGTGTGTGCAAAGGAGAGAGCTACCGCGGCTCACATCCTTTGGGACTGTGGTGTAAATCCGGGAGAAGTcagtgagaagacgacgatctcgccgcagctagaggctgcaacgaggatctacgatcaagagacacaactcaaggccgtccagcaggtctcgGCAGCTCTATGA